From Candidatus Poribacteria bacterium, one genomic window encodes:
- a CDS encoding ABC transporter ATP-binding protein: protein MTPLLTVASITKQFAATPVVKDVSFTVYPGEIFALLGPSGCGKTTTLRIIAGFETADTGTIAMAERTFADRRTHVPPESRGIGFVFQDYALFPHKNVLENVAFGLRKVSKKTRQERASAVLEMVGMTHLQSRLPHHLSGGEQQRVALARAIIARPKLLLLDEPFSSLDPGLRQSTREEVRALLKAEGISAVLVTHTQEEALSFAERLGVMKEGTLEQIGTPERVYRHPKTAYVADFLGQTNFIRAHITDGIAETPFGRVRVEGAETGNGLLSIRPECLTMTTPDARSGTQNGRVVGQAFKGHDFTYQVEMNGEQYFVQTDYRCPFQIGDPVTLKAESAVAVTP from the coding sequence ATGACACCACTACTCACTGTCGCCTCCATTACAAAGCAATTTGCCGCTACTCCTGTTGTGAAAGATGTCAGTTTCACGGTGTATCCAGGGGAAATCTTCGCGCTGTTGGGACCCAGCGGTTGCGGGAAAACGACGACCTTACGCATAATCGCTGGATTTGAAACTGCAGACACTGGCACAATTGCTATGGCAGAACGCACCTTTGCTGATAGAAGGACCCACGTCCCTCCCGAATCGCGCGGCATTGGCTTTGTGTTTCAGGATTATGCGCTCTTTCCACACAAAAACGTGCTTGAAAACGTCGCTTTCGGTCTCCGAAAGGTGTCGAAAAAAACACGGCAGGAAAGAGCATCTGCGGTGCTGGAAATGGTCGGTATGACGCACCTACAGTCACGTTTACCGCATCATCTCTCCGGCGGCGAGCAGCAGCGGGTCGCGTTGGCGCGTGCTATCATCGCACGTCCGAAACTCCTCCTTTTAGACGAACCCTTTTCAAGTCTCGATCCGGGATTACGGCAGTCTACCCGTGAGGAAGTGCGCGCCCTCTTGAAAGCTGAAGGGATTAGCGCGGTGCTCGTTACACACACCCAGGAGGAAGCATTGAGTTTCGCCGAGCGGTTGGGAGTGATGAAAGAAGGCACGCTTGAACAGATTGGGACACCAGAGAGGGTGTATCGTCATCCGAAAACGGCTTATGTCGCAGATTTTTTGGGACAGACAAACTTCATTCGCGCACACATCACAGATGGGATCGCAGAAACCCCGTTCGGGCGTGTAAGAGTGGAGGGTGCTGAGACTGGGAACGGGCTTCTCTCTATCCGACCTGAATGTTTGACGATGACGACCCCTGACGCTCGGAGCGGGACCCAGAACGGACGTGTCGTGGGACAGGCGTTTAAAGGGCACGATTTCACATATCAGGTTGAAATGAATGGAGAGCAGTACTTCGTCCAGACCGACTACCGTTGCCCGTTTCAGATAGGGGACCCGGTTACGCTAAAAGCAGAATCAGCCGTAGCGGTCACGCCATAA
- a CDS encoding response regulator encodes MDAKILIVEDERDIVDLLRYNLQEAGFETDYVRNGADALHRAVENPPDLILLDLMLPEVDGLIVCRLLKNDPRTKNIPIVMVTAKTEERDRVTGLELGVDDYITKPFSPREVVLRVSAVLRRIQAGKQAESTKQIETHGLTIDLDKHQVLTENGSIDLTATEFKLITLFARSPGRVFTRDILMDVIWGQEYYGIDRTVDTHVSRLRRKLGEFGKHIETVHGVGYRFKEAS; translated from the coding sequence ATGGACGCAAAGATTCTAATTGTTGAAGATGAACGCGATATTGTAGATTTACTGCGGTACAATCTACAAGAAGCAGGTTTTGAAACAGACTACGTCCGGAACGGTGCAGATGCCCTCCATCGGGCTGTCGAAAATCCGCCGGATCTCATTTTGTTAGACTTGATGCTCCCTGAGGTAGACGGACTTATCGTCTGTCGGTTACTCAAGAACGACCCAAGGACGAAAAACATTCCGATCGTGATGGTAACCGCGAAGACCGAAGAGCGGGACCGAGTGACAGGATTGGAACTCGGCGTAGACGATTACATCACAAAACCCTTTAGTCCGAGAGAAGTCGTGCTTCGGGTATCCGCCGTGTTACGCCGTATCCAAGCCGGCAAACAAGCAGAAAGCACCAAACAGATTGAAACCCACGGGCTCACAATCGATCTGGACAAACATCAAGTCTTGACTGAAAACGGTTCAATCGATCTCACAGCAACCGAATTCAAACTCATTACGTTATTCGCACGTTCGCCAGGACGCGTCTTTACCCGTGATATTCTCATGGATGTAATATGGGGACAAGAGTATTACGGCATTGATAGGACAGTGGATACACACGTCAGCCGCCTGCGCCGTAAACTGGGGGAATTTGGTAAGCATATTGAGACAGTACACGGGGTTGGGTATCGGTTCAAGGAAGCGAGTTGA
- a CDS encoding GNAT family N-acetyltransferase, whose amino-acid sequence MKVTSGSLDSRKGDMNETQIKEEPTEKRDDVNADLQKWEDAIQNLMRIIERSEQKLGYFQNRVKQAQFMDRPNQRMIRAAGAQVGAHASQLEGLRSQLRQLERLHGGGIHLRQIAENELRRIWGWINRPGTRQLLYATQVSFETFLEDWHGWMGNERMHALAIEIRTTRLLIGFTLLHYGVDTVTLKFVIIRPDYRARGYGTDALLEVVHYAFERLGAEHITLQVSPDNGPALICFENAGFQYLSYTDTAEQVYTMGIEHSEWRGEKSMEEQVETPRLSTPLRVFFDPEE is encoded by the coding sequence ATGAAAGTTACCTCCGGATCTCTGGATTCAAGGAAGGGAGATATGAACGAAACTCAGATAAAAGAAGAACCGACCGAAAAACGCGACGACGTAAACGCTGATCTACAAAAATGGGAAGATGCCATTCAGAACTTGATGCGTATTATTGAAAGGAGTGAGCAGAAACTCGGATATTTTCAGAACCGCGTGAAACAAGCACAATTCATGGATCGTCCGAATCAGCGTATGATTCGAGCCGCTGGGGCGCAAGTCGGTGCGCACGCCTCGCAATTGGAAGGCTTGAGAAGTCAGTTGCGGCAGTTGGAACGGCTCCATGGGGGCGGTATTCATCTCCGACAGATCGCTGAAAATGAGCTCCGCCGAATTTGGGGATGGATAAACCGACCCGGGACGAGGCAACTCCTCTACGCAACACAGGTCTCATTTGAAACGTTTCTTGAAGATTGGCACGGTTGGATGGGAAATGAACGGATGCACGCATTGGCTATTGAGATCCGGACGACTCGCCTGCTCATCGGATTTACACTCCTTCACTATGGGGTAGACACTGTTACCCTCAAATTCGTCATCATTCGACCGGATTATCGCGCCCGTGGATACGGCACAGACGCGCTTCTTGAAGTGGTCCACTACGCATTTGAACGGTTGGGGGCTGAACACATCACACTACAAGTATCACCTGACAACGGACCCGCACTGATATGTTTTGAAAACGCTGGGTTTCAATACCTCAGTTACACCGACACCGCAGAACAGGTTTACACGATGGGCATTGAGCACAGTGAATGGAGGGGCGAAAAGTCGATGGAGGAACAGGTTGAGACACCACGGCTGAGTACCCCACTCAGGGTGTTTTTTGATCCCGAAGAATGA
- the rsgA gene encoding ribosome small subunit-dependent GTPase A has protein sequence MLPLNETVEGIVIKARSGAYEVQVGKQSYTCALRHHLIEDEKRRLAETKEMPYVDLVSVGDRVRISTAESTADGGYIEECLPRDTQFGRIRMDGWRQVIVANLDMLLIIFAARHPTLKLRMLDRFLVTAEASGVDPVICINKLDLAKFENVQRELKLYEELGYKVVYTSIVTGVGVEELREVMQDRISAIVGSSGVGKSSLLNAVQPGLQLRTGEVDTRIHKGRHTTTEVMLLPLKFGGFVADTPGIRTLGLLEVDEEQGLDIHFPEMRPYIPECKFAACTHQHEPACAVKQAVEAGDISPIRYESYLRISGFKEGRYERNSDKRRTDRKTRRRKR, from the coding sequence ATGCTCCCTCTGAATGAGACTGTGGAAGGCATTGTCATAAAAGCGCGAAGTGGCGCTTATGAGGTACAAGTCGGCAAACAAAGCTACACTTGTGCCTTACGGCACCACCTCATTGAAGATGAAAAACGGCGGCTCGCTGAGACAAAGGAGATGCCATACGTGGATCTCGTCTCGGTGGGCGACCGAGTCCGCATTTCTACGGCTGAGTCCACAGCGGATGGTGGATACATTGAGGAATGTCTGCCCCGGGACACGCAGTTTGGACGTATTCGCATGGACGGTTGGCGACAGGTTATTGTTGCTAACCTGGATATGCTCCTCATTATCTTTGCGGCACGGCATCCGACGCTCAAGTTGCGAATGCTGGATAGATTTCTCGTCACCGCGGAGGCATCCGGTGTGGATCCCGTTATCTGTATTAACAAACTCGATTTGGCGAAATTCGAGAATGTCCAACGCGAACTCAAATTATATGAAGAATTAGGTTATAAAGTGGTTTATACGAGTATCGTAACCGGTGTTGGGGTTGAAGAATTGCGGGAGGTGATGCAGGATAGGATTTCCGCAATTGTAGGTTCATCGGGGGTTGGGAAATCGTCTCTGCTCAATGCCGTACAACCCGGACTTCAATTACGCACGGGTGAGGTGGATACACGCATCCACAAAGGACGGCATACGACAACAGAGGTCATGCTGTTACCGCTCAAATTCGGCGGATTCGTTGCCGATACACCCGGTATCCGAACGCTCGGCTTGCTTGAAGTGGATGAAGAACAGGGATTAGATATTCATTTTCCTGAGATGCGGCCCTATATTCCGGAGTGCAAATTCGCTGCATGCACGCACCAACACGAACCCGCGTGTGCTGTCAAGCAAGCGGTTGAAGCTGGGGATATTAGTCCGATCCGATATGAAAGTTACCTCCGGATCTCTGGATTCAAGGAAGGGAGATATGAACGAAACTCAGATAAAAGAAGAACCGACCGAAAAACGCGACGACGTAAACGCTGA
- the infA gene encoding translation initiation factor IF-1 yields MKNENATTKTREATKDAAIRVFGTVMESLPGNLFQVKLEENDHKVVAYLAGKLMRHKIWVLPGDQVTLELSPYDLTRGRIIWRNPGA; encoded by the coding sequence ATGAAAAATGAAAATGCGACGACCAAAACCCGTGAAGCCACTAAAGACGCAGCGATTCGCGTCTTCGGAACTGTCATGGAATCCCTGCCCGGGAATCTATTTCAGGTGAAATTAGAAGAAAACGACCACAAAGTTGTGGCATACCTCGCTGGTAAGCTGATGCGGCACAAGATTTGGGTGCTTCCCGGCGATCAGGTTACTCTTGAACTTTCTCCGTATGACCTGACGCGTGGCCGCATTATCTGGCGGAACCCCGGTGCTTAG
- a CDS encoding dioxygenase has protein sequence MNQALPLVAYADLEGQVKAMEEDGYAYLPKVIEGEQLAELRAAMDRLTAIPESFDRHGTAENGNGFLNKHINNAFNRDPVFLQYLDLSPVIELAEAVHGEDCHVIGMTAWVTGPGRPDQGLHADWLPIPLPADLLEDPRVKVPIFISTAHYYLDDLYEDLGPTKFIPGSHLSGRRPDGATEWKGATEKSILCNSGDVVLFRSEVWHRGTANRSDQTRYLLQVHYANRMITQKYPPYLNRFQFNSDILEQATERQQRLMGNHRPGAYD, from the coding sequence ATGAACCAAGCCTTACCGCTTGTAGCCTATGCTGACCTCGAAGGCCAAGTCAAGGCGATGGAGGAAGACGGATACGCCTATCTACCGAAGGTTATCGAAGGCGAACAACTTGCAGAACTTCGTGCTGCCATGGATCGGTTAACCGCAATTCCCGAGAGTTTTGATCGGCACGGCACCGCAGAGAATGGAAACGGTTTCCTTAACAAACACATCAACAACGCCTTCAACCGCGACCCTGTTTTCTTACAATATCTTGATCTGTCTCCGGTGATCGAATTAGCAGAGGCAGTGCACGGCGAAGATTGCCACGTCATCGGTATGACAGCATGGGTAACGGGGCCTGGGCGTCCCGATCAAGGGTTGCACGCAGATTGGCTTCCGATCCCATTGCCAGCGGACCTTCTGGAAGATCCACGCGTCAAGGTACCAATTTTCATTTCAACTGCACACTACTACTTGGATGACCTTTACGAAGACCTCGGTCCAACAAAATTCATTCCGGGTAGCCATCTCTCCGGACGGAGACCCGACGGCGCGACGGAATGGAAAGGGGCGACAGAAAAGAGTATCCTCTGCAATTCCGGTGATGTCGTGCTTTTCCGAAGTGAAGTCTGGCATCGAGGCACAGCAAACCGTAGTGACCAGACCCGCTACCTCTTACAAGTACACTACGCGAATCGGATGATCACCCAGAAATACCCACCTTACCTGAACCGGTTTCAGTTCAATTCAGACATTTTGGAACAGGCAACAGAACGTCAACAGCGATTAATGGGCAATCACCGCCCCGGCGCCTACGATTGA
- a CDS encoding DMT family transporter, whose amino-acid sequence MNRKATIGTPPTPSVISEEPHGKIIALSLLLAFLWGGNSPSIKIGLEDFPPMALAFFRFVIGLVIIGGWALYRGVSLRLRKGELPRLLLLTTIFILQIICLNTGTLYTTASRSTIFINVYPFFTALFAHFWIPGERLSVPKTLGIVVAFSGVFVTVAPNLGEGETSVLGDLIVLVSGCFLGLRVVVTKLLIQSIHPYRLLAWLLTLSLPCYVTMSLLFERGLPMQLTLSSSAALLYQGGVIAGVCFLAWTAVLERYSASKLVVLFFATPLSGVVFSYVFLGDELTLSLLVGAVLVAAGIYLVNMRR is encoded by the coding sequence TTGAATAGAAAAGCAACCATCGGGACACCGCCAACACCGAGCGTTATCAGCGAGGAGCCGCACGGGAAAATTATTGCCCTCAGTCTGCTCCTCGCGTTTCTTTGGGGCGGGAATTCGCCTTCCATCAAAATCGGTTTAGAAGACTTCCCGCCAATGGCACTGGCGTTCTTTCGTTTCGTGATTGGGCTTGTCATTATTGGGGGGTGGGCACTCTATCGCGGTGTCTCCCTTCGTTTACGCAAGGGTGAACTCCCGCGCTTGCTGTTGCTCACAACGATCTTCATCCTCCAAATCATCTGCTTGAACACCGGCACCCTATACACAACAGCATCCCGCTCCACTATTTTTATTAACGTCTATCCCTTTTTCACCGCGCTTTTTGCGCATTTCTGGATTCCCGGCGAACGGCTCTCCGTTCCAAAGACCTTGGGAATCGTTGTCGCCTTCAGTGGTGTCTTCGTAACCGTTGCTCCGAATCTCGGCGAAGGCGAAACGAGTGTGCTCGGCGACCTCATCGTGCTCGTGAGCGGATGTTTTTTAGGACTCCGCGTTGTCGTGACGAAACTGCTCATCCAGTCGATCCATCCCTATCGACTCTTGGCGTGGCTGCTCACCTTGAGTCTCCCGTGCTATGTCACCATGAGTTTACTTTTTGAGCGTGGACTGCCGATGCAACTGACACTCAGCAGTAGTGCTGCATTGCTCTATCAAGGTGGCGTTATCGCGGGTGTCTGTTTTCTGGCGTGGACTGCGGTGCTTGAAAGGTATAGTGCGAGTAAACTCGTTGTGCTGTTTTTCGCAACCCCACTGTCGGGGGTTGTATTTAGCTACGTGTTTTTAGGCGACGAGTTGACGCTTAGTTTATTGGTAGGTGCCGTTCTCGTGGCGGCTGGGATTTATCTGGTGAATATGCGGCGTTGA
- a CDS encoding DUF433 domain-containing protein — protein MNDYRNIITIEPGKRSGQPCIRGMRITVYDVFEYLASGMTVAEVIHDFTELTETDIRACFAYAADKEKTQMVVYTDETSIRSEPIRPTGDAAGGPVS, from the coding sequence ATGAACGACTATAGAAACATTATTACCATTGAACCGGGTAAACGCAGTGGGCAGCCGTGTATCCGGGGAATGCGGATCACCGTTTACGATGTCTTTGAATACCTGGCATCAGGTATGACAGTCGCGGAAGTTATTCACGATTTTACCGAGTTAACCGAGACAGATATCCGCGCCTGTTTTGCTTACGCTGCGGACAAGGAAAAAACGCAGATGGTCGTTTACACAGATGAAACTTCTATTCGATCAGAACCTATCCGACCAACTGGTGATGCTGCTGGCGGACCTGTTTCCTAA